One Penaeus monodon isolate SGIC_2016 unplaced genomic scaffold, NSTDA_Pmon_1 PmonScaffold_5288, whole genome shotgun sequence DNA window includes the following coding sequences:
- the LOC119571141 gene encoding LOW QUALITY PROTEIN: uncharacterized protein LOC119571141 (The sequence of the model RefSeq protein was modified relative to this genomic sequence to represent the inferred CDS: deleted 1 base in 1 codon) — protein sequence MPPVKTKNKSKKKSTLPAKVSKHKKLKKNKVNTPKSQKLKRDNNVKKKKKLESEVTKQKKKKIIVKFPSKSVKAAKPKQKKVVKKKNQKSPKSLTKKQKMKSPDKGKITVSKRKRQNSESEVQVKMKKAKIISSPFNSSQITKPKEPVKMKMTQTETKDVSIKTDGMETTKQRYVTCFSCNVLVLEKDFHSHLFFGSIKCRFCLNPVQKCTDFANQMLKPNSYCPKSPMKMHGILQWDSCLHYVWHSVKKEITIRNFCNSIKTKPNEFEICCEISKYTNSLESLEQVEPWKSAFLELKAYCEQVFSQLKPQKCCFLKLFKGNKIKSDDKKSIFRTKDPVKNISLEASGDSVAPERKVLSQQNQETECATVSELHSSYVCANINGTSDSKKTESNEMKNIKQEEDLIKRRKHHQKFKKRDLKKIVRLPRDGRYLLVNYPNEQCPEECPECYSGFYPSNVTLFCTTGITKVVCEVLACYIHVPDFYEDARY from the exons ATGCCAccagttaaaacaaaaaacaaatcaaagaaaaagtCAACTTTGCCAGCAAAAGTTAGTAAGCACAAGAAACTTAAGAAGAATAAGGTGAACACACCCAAAAGCCAGAAGTTGAAAAGAGacaataatgtaaagaaaaaaaagaaattggagtCAGAAgtaacaaagcaaaagaaaaaaaagataatagtaaaatttccATCCAAATCTGTGAAGGCAGCAAAGCCCAAACAAAAGAAAGTTGTGAAAAAGAAGAACCAAAAGAGTCCTAAGTCTCTGACTAAAAAGCAAAAGATGAAGTCTCCAGACAAGGGCAAGATAACCGTTagtaaaaggaaaagacagaactCTGAATCAGAAGTTCAGGTTAAAATGAAAAAGGCCAAAATAATCAGTTCTCCATTTAATTCTTCACAAATAACAAAGCCTAAAGAGCCAGTAAAGATGAAGATGACTCAAACAGAAACCAAAGATGTATCTATCAAAACAGATGGAATGGAGACTACAAAGCAAAGATATGTGACATGTTTCTCTTGTAATGTGCTGGTTCTTGAAAAAGATTTTCATTCACATTTGTTCTTTGGAAGTATAAAATGTAGATTTTGTCTAAATCCAGTACAAAAATGCACTGACTTTGCCAACCAAATGCTGAAGCCCAACAGCTACTGCCCAAAAAGTCCAATGAAGATGCATGGTATATTGCAGTGGGATTCTTGTCTTCATTATGTGTGGCATAGCGTGAAGAAAGAAATAACCATCAGAAATTTCTGTAATAGTATAAAGACAAAGCCAAATGAATTTGAGATTTGTTGTGAAATCTCAAAATACACAAATAGCTTGGAATCTTTAGAACAAGTAGAACCTTGGAAGTCAGCCTTTCTAGAGCTAAAGGCATATTGTGAACAGGTTTTCAGCCAGTTAAAGCCCCAAAAGTGTTGCTTTCTGAAACTTTTCaaaggaaataagataaaaagtgaTGACAAAAAATCGATATTTAGAACTAAAGACCCTGTTAAAAATATCAGTTTAGAGGCAAGTGGAGATTCAGTAGCTCCTGAGAGGAAAGTTCTTTCACAACAGAACCAGGAGACGGAATGTGCCACAGTTAGCGAGCTGCACTCATCGTATGTATGTGCTAATATCAATGGAACTTCTGATAGTAAAAAAACAGaatcaaatgaaatgaagaatATTAAGCAGGAGGAAGATCTGATTAAGAGAAGGAAGCaccatcaaaaatttaaaaaacgagatCTGAAAAAAATTGTAAGGTTACCCAGAGATGGTCGATATTTACTGGTAAACTACCCCAATGAACAGTGTCCAGAAGAATGTCCAGAATGTTACTCTGGCTTTTATCCTTCAAATGTGACTTTGTTTTGCACCACAGGTATTACA AAGGTTGTGTGTGAAGTGTTGGCCTGTTATATTCATGTCCCTGATTTTTATGAAGATGCTAGATACTAA